A window from Gossypium raimondii isolate GPD5lz chromosome 7, ASM2569854v1, whole genome shotgun sequence encodes these proteins:
- the LOC105799567 gene encoding uncharacterized protein LOC105799567: MLGRPGLSRTGSFRPENLGQNALHMIGNLCFTIFVIGVLVFTIIAATYEPEDPLFHPSTKLTTFLTSTSNATFQSDNTVVKTGEDFMAANQTAFATFINVTDVVEIKEARTDQTSSSECEGDPRKPLNCRDPEVFHLMMKEAIERFKDIHFYRFGKPAPGPEENTCDMAWRFRPKEGKTAAFYKDYRRFVINRSENCTLSVLSIGDYHSGVNARKRKNKNQKPGFEKTSGRQEQVVAALPVVGETVNDLLPVVESENAFSRGKYLIYVGGGDRCKSMNHYLWSFLCALGEAQYLNRTLVMDLKLCLSSIYTSSNQDEEGKDFRFYFDFEHLKEAASVLDHEQFWQDWNKWQKKDGLSLHLVEDFRVTPMKLSEVKDSLIMRKFGLVEPDNYWYRVCEGETESVVQRPWHLVWKSRRLMDIVSAIASKLNWDYDSVHIVRGEKARNRDLWPNLAQDTSPDALISTLQNKIEDGRNVYIATNEPDTSFFDPLKDKYSTHFLDEYKDLWDENSEWYSETKNLNNGVPVEFDGYMRVSVDTEVLLRGKKQIETFNELTNDCKDGINTCNTASS, from the coding sequence ATGTTGGGTCGTCCTGGGTTATCTAGAACTGGAAGCTTTAGGCCTGAGAATCTAGGACAAAATGCTTTGCATATGATTGGCAATCTTTGTTTCACTATATTTGTAATTGGTGTCCTAGTTTTCACCATTATAGCTGCTACTTATGAGCCTGAGGACCCTCTTTTCCACCCTTCCACCAAGCTCACGACTTTCCTCACTTCCACATCAAATGCCACCTTTCAATCGGATAACACGGTTGTTAAAACCGGAGAGGACTTTATGGCCGCCAACCAGACTGCATTTGCCACTTTTATCAATGTGACGGATGTAGTAGAAATCAAGGAGGCGCGTACTGACCAAACTAGTTCATCCGAATGCGAGGGTGATCCGAGAAAACCACTTAATTGTAGGGACCCAGAAGTGTTCCATTTGATGATGAAGGAGGCTATTGAGCGTTTTAAGGATATACATTTTTATCGGTTTGGAAAGCCAGCACCAGGGCCTGAGGAGAATACTTGTGATATGGCCTGGCGGTTTAGGCCTAAGGAAGGGAAGACAGCTGCTTTTTATAAGGATTATAGGCGGTTTGTGATTAATAGATCTGAGAATTGTACACTTAGTGTGTTGAGCATTGGGGATTATCATTCAGGTGTGAATGCAAGGAAGAGGAAGAATAAGAATCAAAAGCCTGGATTTGAGAAGACATCTGGTAGGCAGGAGCAAGTTGTTGCGGCTTTGCCTGTTGTTGGGGAAACAGTGAATGATTTGCTTCCAGTGGTCGAGTCTGAAAATGCATTTAGTCGTGGGAAGTATTTGATTTATGTAGGTGGTGGAGATAGGTGCAAGAGCATGAACCATTACTTGTGGAGCTTCTTGTGTGCATTGGGTGAAGCGCAATATTTGAATCGGACTTTGGTTATGGATTTGAAACTTTGTTTATCTTCAATTTATACTTCCTCAAATCAGGATGAGGAAGGGAAGGATTTCAGGTTTTACTTTGATTTTGAGCATCTGAAGGAGGCCGCATCAGTTTTGGATCACGAGCAGTTTTGGCAAGACTGGAATAAATGGCAAAAGAAAGATGGCTTGAGTCTTCATCTTGTTGAGGATTTTAGGGTGACGCCAATGAAGCTTTCTGAGGTAAAGGATTCTTTGATTATGAGAAAGTTTGGATTGGTGGAGCCCGATAATTACTGGTACAGGGTTTGTGAAGGAGAGACTGAGTCTGTTGTTCAAAGGCCATGGCATCTGGTATGGAAATCAAGGAGGTTGATGGATATAGTGTCGGCAATTGCGTCAAAGTTGAACTGGGATTATGACTCTGTTCACATTGTGAGAGGGGAGAAGGCGAGGAACAGGGACCTGTGGCCTAATCTTGCCCAAGATACCTCACCTGATGCCCTTATCTCAACCTTGCAGAATAAGATTGAAGATGGGAGGAATGTTTATATTGCAACAAATGAACCTGATACATCCTTCTTTGATCCTCTTAAAGACAAATATTCGACTCACTTTCTTGATGAATATAAGGATCTTTGGGATGAGAACAGTGAGTGGTATTCAGAAACAAAAAACCTTAACAACGGAGTACCAGTTGAATTTGACGGTTACATGAGGGTCTCTGTCGATACAGAAGTTCTCTTGAGAGGGAAGAAACAGATTGAGACTTTCAACGAACTGACCAACGATTGCAAAGACGGTATCAACACTTGCAATACTGCATCCAGTTAA
- the LOC105799552 gene encoding probable E3 ubiquitin-protein ligase XERICO, with product MGLSSLPAPSEGVLCVLLVNTALSISMVKGIIRSILHVVGIHLSSSSSSSSSSSSSSPPSSDLIEIPAVSFDISIGNADSYIKEFRSRMPSTRYDAVCSGSQPEHDCSVCLTRFEPESEINRLSCGHLFHKVCLEKWLNYWNVTCPLCRNALLPEDDPAYFW from the coding sequence ATGGGTCTCTCAAGTCTCCCAGCCCCATCAGAAGGAGTGCTATGTGTACTCTTGGTAAACACAGCTTTATCCATATCTATGGTTAAAGGCATAATTCGATCAATCCTTCACGTTGTCGGTATCCATCTCTCCTCCTCCTCGTCCTCCTCCTCctcgtcatcatcatcatcaccgcCATCCTCGGATCTTATTGAAATCCCTGCGGTATCATTCGACATCAGCATCGGTAATGCTGATAGTTACATTAAAGAGTTCCGGAGCAGGATGCCATCGACCCGGTACGATGCGGTATGTAGCGGCAGTCAACCGGAGCATGACTGTTCAGTTTGCCTGACTAGGTTCGAACCAGAATCAGAGATTAACCGCTTGTCCTGCGGTCATCTGTTTCACAAGGTATGCTTGGAAAAGTGGTTGAACTATTGGAATGTCACATGCCCTCTTTGCAGGAACGCTCTGCTGCCCGAAGATGATCCGGCCTACTTTTGGTGA